A single genomic interval of Haloquadratum walsbyi C23 harbors:
- a CDS encoding zinc ribbon domain-containing protein, producing the protein MSYCSGCGTELSGEETFCPDCGESIDKNNTVETNLSESADTNPAKIADTSESEDDGVQWKQVGMAGSLALIPAFIAYLALSIATGGDPVGIVFLISLPVFGYLLYQRSTFITMIGGMCYYLSIEFLLSPFFLLLYTVAFASDSTTTAAGQAGAAIGGFALTIAAFVVGLPLAIAFYLVSRRLDQT; encoded by the coding sequence ATGAGCTATTGTTCAGGCTGTGGAACAGAGCTTAGTGGAGAAGAAACATTCTGCCCAGACTGTGGGGAGTCGATTGATAAAAATAATACTGTAGAGACTAATCTAAGTGAATCAGCAGACACCAATCCAGCAAAAATAGCTGATACGTCTGAGAGTGAGGATGACGGAGTTCAATGGAAACAGGTTGGAATGGCTGGAAGTCTTGCATTAATCCCTGCGTTCATTGCATACTTAGCGCTTTCAATTGCAACTGGAGGAGATCCTGTTGGTATCGTGTTCTTAATTTCACTCCCTGTATTTGGATATCTCCTTTACCAGCGATCGACATTCATTACAATGATTGGCGGGATGTGTTACTATCTCTCGATTGAGTTTCTCCTCAGCCCATTCTTTCTACTACTCTATACTGTCGCATTCGCAAGTGATAGCACTACCACTGCAGCTGGACAAGCGGGAGCTGCTATTGGTGGGTTTGCACTAACGATTGCTGCATTCGTTGTTGGATTGCCACTAGCAATTGCATTTTATCTTGTTTCACGGCGATTAGATCAGACATAG
- a CDS encoding zinc ribbon domain-containing protein codes for MSFCTNCGTELSGGESFCPNCGESVHLDTDRDGLRNSTDDNPADAGAKSTNVIKNSSIAEDQKDKIRDINLTLGKSIAYPVGSLLTFLGVISLFSDIGAGILILFAGIIALPIMRSRIKDRVGIEINRWVASAIVIISVGAGVAVLPSETGGDSRSAVQNNESEIKTIEQPASELTPTIDSFESGWRVVERQGGTADFVSPEASERVVYQVMVYRNVSEAQSAVVSEEPDNIATDNPDFGDGGFKYQIADREYKIVFYKKNVVCSTTYGADVMTFNAESNADKFAKICLDSIES; via the coding sequence ATGAGTTTTTGCACGAACTGCGGAACAGAACTCAGTGGAGGGGAGTCGTTCTGTCCAAATTGTGGAGAGTCTGTTCACTTAGATACTGATAGGGATGGTCTGCGAAACTCAACCGACGATAATCCAGCAGATGCTGGTGCTAAATCAACCAACGTAATTAAAAATAGTAGTATAGCAGAGGATCAGAAAGATAAGATAAGAGACATAAATCTCACTTTAGGTAAATCAATTGCATATCCTGTCGGATCATTATTAACTTTTTTAGGAGTTATCTCGTTATTTTCGGACATTGGCGCAGGTATACTAATCCTATTTGCAGGCATCATCGCACTTCCAATCATGCGGTCAAGAATCAAAGATAGAGTGGGTATAGAAATAAATAGATGGGTTGCGTCAGCTATCGTAATCATATCAGTAGGGGCAGGAGTAGCAGTTTTACCATCGGAGACTGGCGGAGATAGCAGATCAGCTGTGCAAAATAATGAGAGTGAAATAAAAACAATTGAGCAACCGGCGAGCGAATTGACACCAACCATTGATAGCTTCGAAAGCGGATGGCGTGTTGTTGAGAGGCAGGGTGGAACTGCTGATTTTGTTTCCCCAGAGGCAAGCGAACGAGTGGTATACCAAGTCATGGTGTATAGGAACGTCAGCGAAGCACAATCGGCAGTGGTATCTGAAGAGCCCGATAATATAGCCACAGATAACCCAGATTTTGGCGATGGAGGTTTCAAATATCAAATTGCTGATAGGGAATATAAGATAGTATTCTATAAAAAAAATGTCGTATGTAGCACAACATACGGAGCTGATGTCATGACATTCAACGCTGAGTCGAACGCAGACAAATTCGCCAAGATTTGCTTAGACTCAATTGAAAGCTGA